The Terriglobales bacterium genome contains a region encoding:
- the tnpA gene encoding IS200/IS605 family transposase, with amino-acid sequence MAHTFSCLYFHVVFSTKFRKPLIPDDVKPRLWSYMGGIARENGFRALAVGGMAEHAHLLLSLKPAMPVATAIKIVKAGSSGWMSDLLRADFKWQEGYAAFTVSLSLLDSVKHYIANQERHHRKMDFATEWRLLLEKHGIVLPAR; translated from the coding sequence ATGGCCCACACATTTAGCTGCCTCTATTTCCACGTCGTTTTTTCAACCAAATTTCGCAAACCTCTAATCCCCGATGATGTAAAGCCGCGCTTGTGGAGCTACATGGGCGGCATTGCCCGCGAAAATGGCTTTCGTGCGCTTGCCGTTGGCGGCATGGCAGAACACGCGCATCTGTTGCTGTCGCTGAAACCAGCGATGCCGGTTGCTACGGCTATCAAGATCGTCAAAGCAGGATCGAGCGGCTGGATGAGCGATCTCTTGCGCGCGGATTTCAAATGGCAGGAGGGCTATGCGGCGTTTACCGTCAGCTTGTCGCTCTTGGATTCGGTCAAACACTACATCGCCAATCAAGAGCGGCATCATCGGAAGATGGATTTCGCAACTGAATGGAGGCTGTTGCTGGAAAAACACGGCATCGTGCTTCCGGCGCGGTGA
- a CDS encoding YsnF/AvaK domain-containing protein — MSGDELRASILHSFEAILSTLRHWFEAISSRFSHPEHDREYIRTVPGSTVVSETDQQHVLDLFGESIRVDKERVEQGDLLIRKEVITETQMIAVPVTREELVVERRSKDGRTLEVLRGKQAIRIPVSEERVIVSKQTVLHEQVKVSRRRIDEKKVISVPVNHEEVSVRREGDAPINKEAA, encoded by the coding sequence ATGAGTGGCGACGAACTTCGCGCAAGCATCCTGCACAGCTTTGAGGCAATTCTCTCGACGCTGAGACACTGGTTCGAGGCAATCTCCTCGCGCTTCTCACATCCCGAGCACGATCGCGAGTACATTCGCACCGTTCCTGGTTCAACAGTTGTAAGCGAGACCGATCAGCAGCACGTCCTCGATCTCTTCGGCGAGAGCATTCGCGTGGACAAGGAGCGAGTAGAACAAGGCGATCTCCTGATCAGAAAAGAAGTGATTACGGAAACTCAGATGATCGCTGTTCCAGTCACGCGCGAGGAACTCGTGGTCGAACGCCGATCGAAAGACGGAAGAACGCTCGAGGTTCTCCGAGGTAAGCAGGCCATCAGAATTCCGGTGAGCGAAGAACGAGTGATCGTCAGCAAACAGACAGTGCTCCATGAGCAGGTGAAAGTCTCACGGCGTCGTATTGACGAGAAGAAAGTCATTTCCGTGCCGGTGAATCACGAAGAAGTAAGCGTTCGACGAGAGGGCGACGCGCCCATCAACAAAGAAGCAGCGTGA
- a CDS encoding YsnF/AvaK domain-containing protein, producing the protein MAREVNPSNQQSNIIPGSTAAGLFRSEPQAERAIDALTAAGFSKKDIGVAIASDGKADTRSGVTQKIRSLFSSDERQEYDSGNDLDVLEHMGLRDADANFYRNSLYRGGILVTVNAGARSREADSILHNLGAEDISKGAATQASDGAVRGDQGTQHIQLLGEMLRVYKDRVHRGSVTLKKNVVTEHQQVEVPVTREEVVIERHPVNAQQARTGSFEPGKEVTVNLEEDRVRLEKQPVVREEVNVGKRQIQQTQRVGGDVKHEELKIDRQGDVNVDRESEQPRRKVG; encoded by the coding sequence ATGGCTCGTGAAGTAAACCCATCGAACCAGCAATCCAACATCATCCCCGGCAGTACGGCCGCCGGCTTGTTTCGCAGCGAACCTCAGGCAGAGCGTGCCATCGATGCTCTGACCGCCGCGGGATTTTCCAAGAAGGACATCGGAGTCGCCATTGCCTCCGACGGCAAAGCTGACACCCGCAGTGGAGTCACGCAGAAAATCCGTTCTCTGTTTTCGTCAGACGAGCGCCAGGAGTACGACAGCGGAAACGATCTCGACGTGCTCGAGCACATGGGATTGCGAGACGCAGACGCAAACTTCTATCGCAATTCGCTGTACCGCGGCGGCATTCTCGTTACCGTAAATGCCGGAGCTCGCTCGCGAGAGGCGGATTCCATCCTTCATAACCTCGGGGCTGAAGATATCTCGAAAGGCGCGGCCACACAGGCCAGCGACGGCGCTGTTCGCGGCGATCAAGGCACTCAGCACATTCAACTGCTTGGCGAAATGCTGCGTGTGTATAAGGACCGCGTCCATCGTGGCTCGGTGACTCTGAAGAAAAACGTAGTCACCGAACATCAGCAGGTCGAGGTGCCCGTCACGCGAGAAGAAGTGGTCATCGAGCGCCATCCGGTAAATGCCCAGCAAGCCAGAACGGGAAGCTTCGAGCCTGGCAAAGAAGTTACGGTCAATCTCGAAGAAGACCGCGTGCGCCTCGAGAAACAGCCTGTGGTGCGCGAGGAAGTCAACGTCGGCAAGCGTCAGATACAGCAGACTCAGCGCGTTGGCGGAGATGTGAAGCACGAAGAGCTGAAGATCGACCGTCAAGGTGATGTGAACGTAGATCGTGAGAGCGAACAGCCGCGCCGCAAAGTAGGATAG
- the ispG gene encoding flavodoxin-dependent (E)-4-hydroxy-3-methylbut-2-enyl-diphosphate synthase, whose protein sequence is MSQIQRRKTPAVLIGNVRVGGDAPVVVQSMTNTDTADVQGTIKQVAALARAGSELVRVTVNNDAAAQAVPHIVEGLDRIGVHVPVIGDFHYNGHLLLKKYPACARSLAKYRINPGNVSIGKKDDENFRTMVEVAVENQKPVRIGVNWGSLDQQLLTRMMDENSRSPDPLDARDVTMEAMVVSALNSAAMAEKYGLRADQIIISAKVSGVQDLHDVYRGVASRCSYALHLGLTEAGMGMKGIVASSAALAPLLMQGIGDTIRVSLTPAPGGDRTEEVLVAQQILQSLGIRSFAPQVTACPGCGRTTSTFFQEMAEQIQSYLRASMPAWKQKYPGVEEMKLAVMGCVVNGPGESKHANIGISLPGTFEEPKAPVFVDGRLMTTLRGDHIVKEFIHILDEYVETRYGAASTSASSAESKAEFATKA, encoded by the coding sequence ATGTCACAGATTCAGCGCAGGAAGACTCCGGCGGTCCTGATCGGCAACGTGCGCGTGGGCGGGGATGCCCCTGTTGTCGTGCAGTCGATGACCAACACCGATACGGCTGATGTTCAGGGCACGATTAAGCAGGTTGCTGCTTTGGCTCGCGCCGGTTCCGAATTGGTCCGCGTGACCGTGAACAACGACGCTGCGGCGCAAGCTGTGCCGCACATCGTCGAGGGGCTCGATCGCATCGGGGTTCACGTACCCGTGATCGGCGACTTCCACTACAACGGGCATCTTCTCCTCAAGAAATATCCTGCCTGCGCGCGCAGTTTGGCGAAGTACCGCATCAATCCCGGCAACGTCAGCATCGGCAAAAAAGATGACGAGAACTTTCGCACGATGGTCGAAGTTGCCGTCGAGAACCAAAAGCCAGTGCGCATCGGAGTGAACTGGGGATCGCTCGATCAGCAACTGCTGACGCGCATGATGGACGAAAACTCACGGAGTCCTGATCCGCTTGATGCGCGCGACGTAACCATGGAAGCGATGGTCGTCAGCGCGTTGAATTCCGCAGCCATGGCTGAGAAATACGGGCTGCGTGCCGATCAGATCATCATCAGCGCAAAAGTTAGTGGCGTACAGGACCTGCATGACGTGTATCGCGGTGTGGCGTCGCGCTGCTCCTATGCTCTGCATCTCGGATTGACCGAAGCCGGAATGGGAATGAAGGGTATCGTTGCAAGCTCTGCCGCACTGGCTCCCCTCTTGATGCAAGGCATCGGCGACACCATCCGTGTCTCGCTCACCCCGGCTCCCGGCGGAGATCGCACGGAAGAAGTGCTCGTCGCCCAGCAGATTTTGCAGTCACTCGGGATTCGCAGTTTTGCTCCGCAGGTGACGGCATGTCCAGGATGCGGACGTACTACCTCGACGTTCTTCCAGGAAATGGCGGAGCAGATCCAAAGCTATCTGCGCGCGAGCATGCCGGCATGGAAGCAGAAGTACCCCGGCGTCGAAGAGATGAAACTTGCAGTGATGGGCTGCGTTGTGAACGGACCCGGTGAATCAAAGCATGCCAACATTGGCATTTCATTGCCAGGAACGTTCGAAGAACCCAAAGCGCCGGTTTTTGTCGATGGAAGATTGATGACTACGCTGCGCGGCGATCACATCGTGAAGGAGTTCATCCATATTCTGGATGAATACGTTGAGACTCGCTACGGCGCCGCTTCTACATCCGCTTCATCCGCCGAGAGCAAGGCCGAGTTCGCGACCAAGGCCTAG